One window of Tenacibaculum maritimum NCIMB 2154 genomic DNA carries:
- the aroC gene encoding chorismate synthase, which translates to MFNSFGNTLKVTTFGESHGVAIGGVIDGIPAGLKVDFEAIQFELDRRKPGQSKIVTQRKEPDTVEFLSGIFEGITTGTSIGFVIKNTNQKSKDYNHNTDVYRPSHADYTYDKKYGIRDYRGGGRTSARETANWVVAGALAKQLIAQIEINAFTSSVGDIFINKPYQDLDFRKIESNIVRCPDEESATNMIEKIQEIRKAGDTIGGTITCVVKNVPVGLGEPIFHKLHAELGKAMLSINAVKGFEFGSGFCGAKMKGSKHNDTFEEGGKTTSNLSGGIQGGISNGMDIYFRVAFKPVATIMQNQQTINSKGRLTEIKGKGRHDPCVVPRAVPIVEAMAALVLADFWLLNKMRKL; encoded by the coding sequence ATGTTTAATTCTTTTGGAAATACATTAAAGGTAACAACTTTTGGAGAATCTCATGGAGTGGCAATAGGAGGAGTTATAGATGGAATTCCAGCAGGTCTTAAAGTAGATTTTGAAGCAATTCAATTTGAATTAGACAGACGTAAACCAGGGCAATCTAAAATAGTAACGCAAAGAAAGGAGCCTGATACAGTAGAATTTTTGTCGGGTATTTTTGAAGGAATTACGACGGGTACTTCCATCGGATTTGTGATAAAAAATACCAATCAAAAATCAAAGGATTATAATCATAACACAGATGTGTATAGGCCTTCACATGCAGATTATACTTATGATAAGAAGTATGGGATAAGAGATTACAGAGGGGGAGGGCGAACTTCAGCTCGAGAAACAGCTAATTGGGTAGTTGCGGGAGCATTAGCGAAGCAATTAATAGCGCAGATAGAAATTAATGCATTTACTTCATCAGTAGGTGATATTTTTATAAATAAACCATATCAAGATTTAGATTTTCGAAAAATAGAAAGTAATATTGTCCGTTGTCCAGATGAAGAGTCTGCAACAAATATGATTGAGAAAATCCAAGAAATACGAAAAGCAGGGGATACTATTGGGGGAACGATAACTTGTGTTGTTAAAAATGTTCCGGTTGGTTTAGGAGAACCAATTTTTCATAAGTTACACGCAGAATTAGGAAAGGCTATGTTATCTATAAATGCCGTTAAAGGGTTTGAGTTTGGAAGCGGTTTTTGCGGTGCTAAGATGAAAGGTTCCAAACATAATGATACTTTTGAAGAAGGAGGGAAAACTACCTCAAACTTATCAGGAGGTATTCAAGGAGGTATAAGTAACGGAATGGATATTTATTTTAGGGTTGCTTTTAAGCCTGTTGCTACTATTATGCAGAATCAGCAGACTATAAATTCAAAAGGAAGGCTTACTGAAATAAAGGGAAAAGGAAGACATGATCCTTGCGTAGTACCAAGAGCAGTGCCTATTGTTGAAGCGATGGCTGCTTTGGTGTTAGCTGATTTTTGGTTATTGAATAAAATGAGAAAATTATAA
- a CDS encoding GNAT family N-acetyltransferase — translation MNIHFSPIKKEHISIILPLLQKLNTKTPPNILKDRILEMVNYQNYECLGAFDRTKLIGICGLWYSLRHYIGKSVEPDHVIIDEQYRGQNIGKRFFEYIYEHTKAKGCEAIELNTYTGNTKSHKFYYNEGFDIYGFHFLKVMRKDKKFY, via the coding sequence ATGAATATCCATTTTAGTCCTATTAAAAAAGAGCATATATCAATAATACTCCCTTTATTACAAAAGTTAAACACTAAAACACCTCCTAACATCTTAAAAGATCGCATTTTAGAAATGGTAAATTATCAAAATTATGAATGCCTAGGCGCTTTTGATCGCACAAAATTAATTGGTATTTGCGGTTTATGGTATAGTTTAAGGCATTACATCGGTAAAAGTGTTGAACCAGATCACGTAATTATAGATGAACAGTACAGGGGGCAAAATATTGGTAAAAGATTTTTTGAATATATTTATGAGCATACAAAAGCGAAAGGCTGTGAAGCTATAGAATTAAATACTTACACTGGTAATACTAAATCGCACAAATTTTATTACAACGAAGGTTTTGATATCTACGGTTTTCATTTTCTGAAAGTTATGCGTAAAGACAAAAAATTTTACTAA
- a CDS encoding NAD(P)H-dependent flavin oxidoreductase — MENSIIKLLNIKYPIIQGGMIWVSGWKLASAVSNAGGLGLIGAGSMYPEVLREHIQKCKKATDKPFGVNVPMLYPDIEKIMDIIVEEGVKVIFTSAGNPKTWTSFLKEKGITVVHVVSSVKFALKAEKAGVDAIVCEGFEAGGHNGREETTTFTLIPMVKEQVQIPVISAGGIASGKGMLAAMVLGADGVQIGSRFAATEESSAHNNFKEAIIGVKDGDTHLTLKELAPVRLVKNEFYKQIQELYQKSPSIEELKELLGRARAKRGIFEGDLVEGELEIGQIAGLIHKIKPAKEVVKDIINEFRGLQSSVTSLL; from the coding sequence ATGGAAAATAGCATAATAAAACTCTTGAATATAAAATATCCAATTATTCAAGGGGGAATGATTTGGGTTAGTGGATGGAAATTAGCATCGGCAGTTTCTAATGCAGGAGGATTAGGGCTGATAGGAGCAGGTTCTATGTACCCAGAAGTACTAAGAGAACATATTCAAAAATGCAAAAAAGCAACAGATAAGCCTTTTGGCGTAAATGTACCAATGTTATATCCTGATATTGAAAAAATAATGGATATTATAGTAGAAGAGGGTGTAAAAGTTATTTTCACTTCTGCTGGAAACCCTAAAACTTGGACCTCCTTTTTAAAAGAAAAGGGTATTACAGTAGTGCATGTGGTAAGTTCCGTAAAATTTGCATTAAAAGCAGAAAAAGCAGGGGTTGATGCCATTGTTTGTGAAGGTTTTGAGGCAGGAGGGCATAATGGAAGAGAAGAAACAACTACATTTACATTGATTCCAATGGTAAAAGAGCAGGTTCAAATACCTGTAATTTCTGCGGGAGGAATAGCTTCGGGTAAAGGAATGTTAGCAGCAATGGTTCTAGGAGCGGATGGGGTTCAAATAGGTAGTAGATTTGCCGCTACAGAAGAATCTTCAGCACATAATAATTTTAAAGAAGCAATCATAGGCGTTAAAGACGGAGATACTCACTTGACTTTAAAAGAATTGGCTCCTGTACGTTTGGTTAAAAATGAATTTTATAAACAAATTCAAGAGTTGTATCAGAAGTCCCCGTCTATAGAAGAACTAAAAGAATTGTTGGGAAGAGCGCGCGCTAAAAGAGGAATATTTGAAGGAGATTTAGTAGAAGGAGAATTGGAAATAGGGCAAATAGCGGGCCTAATTCATAAAATTAAACCGGCAAAAGAGGTTGTTAAAGATATTATAAATGAATTTAGAGGTCTCCAATCATCTGTTACTTCGTTATTATAA
- a CDS encoding MBL fold metallo-hydrolase, with amino-acid sequence MKKILISVAILCTLGVWGQKKEVTIKTHKVTDKVYMLTGQGGNIGLHIGDEGVFMVDDQFAPLTPKILAAIKSITKKPVKYLVNTHWHGDHTGGNENMRKEGAVIVSHKNVRRRMSVKQFVRGKEKEAASKEALPVITFTEDMMIHLNGEDMLISHVHNAHTDGDAIVFFMKSNVIHMGDTYFQGKYPFIDLESGGSIQGYINAIDKVLLLANKETKIIPGHRKVSNKKELSSYKEMLVVLRDRIKEEIFQGKTLEEVEAAVRITQEYDKKYGGWFISGEGIRKTIYQSLINSMEK; translated from the coding sequence ATGAAAAAAATACTAATATCAGTGGCAATTTTATGTACTCTTGGAGTATGGGGGCAAAAAAAAGAAGTTACTATAAAAACACACAAAGTTACCGATAAGGTATATATGTTAACAGGGCAAGGTGGAAATATAGGGTTGCATATAGGAGATGAAGGAGTGTTTATGGTAGATGATCAGTTTGCTCCTTTAACACCTAAAATACTCGCTGCAATAAAGAGCATTACAAAAAAACCTGTAAAATACTTAGTAAATACGCATTGGCACGGCGATCATACAGGAGGAAATGAAAATATGAGAAAGGAAGGAGCGGTAATTGTATCTCATAAAAATGTAAGGAGAAGAATGAGTGTAAAACAATTTGTTAGAGGAAAAGAGAAAGAAGCTGCATCAAAAGAAGCATTGCCTGTTATAACTTTTACAGAAGATATGATGATTCATTTAAATGGAGAAGATATGTTAATATCCCATGTTCATAATGCTCATACTGATGGAGATGCGATTGTGTTTTTTATGAAAAGTAATGTAATTCATATGGGGGATACTTACTTTCAAGGAAAATATCCATTTATTGATTTGGAGTCGGGAGGGAGTATTCAAGGATATATCAATGCGATTGATAAGGTATTGTTATTAGCGAACAAAGAAACTAAAATTATTCCGGGGCATCGGAAGGTTTCAAATAAAAAAGAACTGTCTTCTTATAAGGAAATGTTAGTGGTGCTTAGAGATCGTATTAAGGAGGAAATCTTTCAAGGAAAAACCCTTGAAGAGGTAGAGGCTGCTGTGAGAATAACTCAAGAATATGATAAAAAATATGGAGGTTGGTTTATTTCTGGGGAAGGAATTCGAAAAACTATTTATCAAAGTTTGATAAATAGTATGGAGAAATAA
- a CDS encoding lysophospholipid acyltransferase family protein, giving the protein MSFLVFALTYPFIWLLSKLPMWFLYLISDFFFFLIHYVFGYRKKVVESNLRMAFPQKSNAEIKSLSKKFSRHFTDLIMESVKAFSMSEKSMRKRYVYKNISLINELAQKGKSIVLTGSHQANWEWSFGLPMFAKLNCYGTYTKIQNPYFEKVIKSSRKKFGYDGTVTTLFNKSVNDRVKKNIQSLYILLSDQSPQVEKTKYWANFFNIKVPVHTGAEILAKKHNFVVVNMNITKKKRGYYEAEFQLITETPNKLKDFEITDRYLQITTQHITKQPEFYLWSHKRFKHKDRYDEWHKKQTLKSSHIPQSV; this is encoded by the coding sequence ATGTCCTTTTTAGTATTTGCACTTACTTACCCTTTTATTTGGCTATTATCTAAATTGCCAATGTGGTTTCTTTATTTAATTTCAGATTTCTTTTTCTTCCTAATTCACTATGTTTTTGGTTATCGAAAGAAGGTTGTTGAAAGTAATTTAAGAATGGCTTTTCCGCAAAAAAGTAATGCTGAAATAAAAAGTTTATCCAAAAAATTTTCTCGCCACTTTACGGATTTAATCATGGAAAGCGTTAAAGCTTTTTCTATGAGTGAAAAGAGCATGCGAAAACGTTATGTTTATAAAAATATCAGCCTTATAAATGAGCTTGCACAAAAAGGAAAAAGCATTGTTCTTACGGGCTCTCATCAAGCTAATTGGGAGTGGTCTTTTGGACTCCCTATGTTTGCCAAACTTAATTGCTATGGTACTTATACCAAAATCCAAAACCCCTATTTTGAGAAAGTAATAAAATCTTCAAGAAAAAAATTTGGTTATGATGGTACTGTTACTACTTTATTCAACAAAAGCGTTAATGATAGAGTTAAAAAAAATATTCAAAGCTTATATATTTTATTAAGTGACCAATCTCCACAAGTAGAAAAAACGAAATATTGGGCTAACTTTTTCAATATAAAGGTACCTGTTCATACAGGTGCTGAAATATTAGCTAAAAAGCATAACTTTGTAGTGGTTAATATGAACATAACGAAGAAGAAACGTGGATATTATGAGGCTGAATTTCAATTGATAACAGAAACTCCTAACAAGTTAAAAGACTTTGAAATTACGGATAGATATTTACAAATAACAACACAACATATAACCAAACAACCCGAATTCTATTTATGGTCTCATAAGCGTTTTAAGCATAAAGACAGGTATGACGAATGGCACAAAAAGCAAACTTTAAAAAGTAGCCATATTCCTCAATCTGTTTAA
- a CDS encoding GNAT family N-acetyltransferase, which produces MIEIKKIKASETYAIRIEVLRKGIELPFEFYGDFDENTFHIGAFKENELLGVATFMEFENPLFRGSQYQLRGMAVLPLWRKRRIGAMILEKSLIILRDRTIRVLWCNARDNAAGFYKEQGFDLIGKAFEVKLIGTHFLMRKYVMS; this is translated from the coding sequence ATGATAGAAATAAAAAAAATAAAGGCCTCAGAAACTTATGCTATTAGAATTGAGGTATTAAGAAAAGGAATTGAGTTGCCTTTTGAGTTTTATGGAGATTTTGACGAAAATACATTCCATATAGGTGCTTTTAAAGAAAATGAGTTATTGGGTGTGGCAACTTTTATGGAGTTTGAGAATCCATTATTTAGAGGAAGTCAATACCAGCTTAGAGGAATGGCTGTACTACCTTTGTGGAGGAAAAGGAGAATAGGAGCAATGATATTGGAGAAATCTTTAATTATTTTAAGAGATAGAACTATAAGGGTACTCTGGTGTAATGCAAGAGATAATGCAGCTGGTTTTTATAAAGAACAAGGATTTGATCTTATAGGAAAGGCTTTTGAGGTAAAGTTAATAGGGACTCATTTTTTGATGAGAAAATATGTAATGAGTTAA
- a CDS encoding S8 family serine peptidase, whose amino-acid sequence MKKLLLFLLTAYTTTTSYSQEDAWVFLKDKPNAATFIANPLTMLSQRSLDRRARQNINIDNKDVPIDAGYYVQIKNKEGITVKAKSKWLNAIHVQGNEAVIRALETDFNFIDKIEFANKNLSKGRNIIAKSNNTNRSNKFAEITTNFDYGNAANQIQMLKGDFLHREGFTGTGMQIAIIDAGFPNVNTLAGFKRLRDNNQILGGYDFVNRNVNFYTGHSHGTHVLSDIGGYIEGSFVGTAPDASFYLFISEDAANEVPLEESLWVEAAERADSLGVDVINTSLGYTTFDNAKYNYTYADMDGKTAFITRGAEIGVSRGMILVNAAGNSGNDSWKYIGVPADAPSVFTIGAVNSSKGIASFSSYGPTSDGRVKPDVLAQGQSAYVIDYRTGTPRTTNGTSFSSPIMAGVVACFWQAFPNKTHAEIVDIIKKSADRYNAPDDRYGYGIPNFELAKQTLSIKPYTLQDLGITIYPNPVDEYLNFKIDKGSLEDYKVKVFSVLGKQLFFENKRNSMDISSLKSGVYILELSKGALRKTVKLIKK is encoded by the coding sequence ATGAAGAAATTACTACTTTTTTTACTTACGGCGTACACAACTACTACATCTTACTCTCAAGAAGATGCATGGGTTTTTTTAAAAGATAAGCCGAACGCAGCTACCTTTATAGCAAACCCATTAACAATGCTTTCTCAACGGTCTTTAGATAGAAGAGCAAGACAAAATATAAACATAGATAATAAAGACGTCCCTATAGATGCAGGCTATTATGTACAAATAAAAAACAAAGAAGGAATTACAGTAAAAGCAAAGTCCAAATGGCTAAATGCAATTCATGTACAAGGTAACGAAGCTGTGATAAGGGCATTGGAAACAGATTTTAATTTTATTGATAAAATAGAATTTGCTAATAAGAATCTGAGCAAAGGGAGAAATATCATAGCAAAGAGTAATAATACGAATCGTTCAAATAAGTTCGCTGAAATTACCACAAACTTTGATTACGGTAATGCAGCCAATCAAATACAAATGTTAAAAGGAGACTTTTTACATAGAGAAGGGTTTACCGGTACAGGAATGCAAATAGCAATTATAGATGCAGGTTTTCCCAATGTAAATACATTAGCCGGCTTTAAACGATTGCGAGATAATAATCAGATTTTAGGAGGGTACGATTTCGTAAATAGAAATGTAAATTTCTATACAGGGCATTCTCATGGAACTCATGTGTTATCTGATATAGGAGGATATATAGAAGGAAGTTTTGTAGGAACAGCGCCAGATGCATCTTTTTATTTATTTATATCAGAAGATGCTGCTAATGAGGTACCTCTGGAAGAGAGTTTATGGGTAGAAGCAGCGGAAAGAGCCGATAGTTTAGGAGTAGATGTTATTAATACTTCTTTAGGATATACTACGTTTGATAATGCTAAGTATAACTATACGTATGCCGATATGGACGGTAAAACCGCTTTTATAACTAGAGGGGCTGAAATAGGAGTTTCAAGAGGAATGATCTTGGTCAATGCTGCTGGGAATTCGGGAAATGATAGTTGGAAATATATTGGAGTACCTGCAGATGCACCATCAGTATTTACTATCGGAGCTGTAAACTCATCAAAAGGAATTGCCAGCTTTAGTTCTTATGGTCCTACTTCAGATGGTCGAGTAAAACCAGATGTGCTAGCCCAAGGGCAATCAGCCTATGTAATTGATTATAGAACAGGAACACCGAGAACTACTAATGGTACGTCTTTTTCTTCTCCTATTATGGCAGGAGTTGTTGCGTGTTTTTGGCAAGCCTTTCCTAATAAAACACATGCTGAAATTGTAGATATTATAAAAAAGTCAGCAGATAGATATAATGCACCAGACGATCGTTATGGATATGGAATCCCTAATTTTGAATTAGCAAAGCAAACATTGAGTATAAAACCTTATACTTTACAAGATTTAGGAATTACAATTTACCCTAACCCTGTAGATGAATACCTTAATTTTAAGATAGATAAAGGAAGTTTGGAAGATTATAAGGTAAAGGTGTTTTCTGTTTTAGGAAAGCAACTATTTTTTGAAAATAAACGGAACTCTATGGATATTTCATCTTTAAAGTCAGGAGTTTATATATTAGAGTTGAGTAAAGGAGCTTTGAGAAAAACGGTGAAGTTAATTAAAAAATAA
- the mnmA gene encoding tRNA 2-thiouridine(34) synthase MnmA produces MKRVIVGLSGGVDSSVTAYLLKEQGYEVIGLFMKNWHDDSVTISDECPWLEDSNDAMIVADKLGIPFQVVDLSEQYKHRIVDYMFDEYEKGRTPNPDVLCNREIKFDVFMDIALGLGADYVATGHYCRKAEEEIGGKTVYKLLAGKDMNKDQSYFLCQLSQAQLEKALFPIGELTKPEVREIAKKAALITADKKDSQGLCFIGKVRLPEFLQQKLQPKEGVIVQIPNDFSEYTTSIPEFGSKEEELTYFSKKFVYHKEAGKVVGTHQGAHYFTKGQRKGLAVGGTKEPLFVIETDVVENVIYAGEGKLHQGLYRNVLFVSNEELHWIREDLALQEGNSMQVEARIRYRQALEKATLYKVKEGMFVEFENKQSAIQEGQFVAWYVHEELLGSGVIS; encoded by the coding sequence ATGAAAAGAGTAATAGTAGGACTTTCAGGAGGGGTAGATAGTAGCGTAACCGCTTATTTATTAAAAGAACAAGGATATGAGGTAATAGGCTTGTTTATGAAGAATTGGCATGATGATAGTGTAACAATTTCTGATGAATGCCCATGGTTAGAAGATAGTAATGACGCTATGATTGTAGCTGATAAACTAGGAATTCCTTTTCAGGTAGTAGATTTAAGTGAGCAATACAAACATCGTATTGTGGATTATATGTTTGACGAATATGAAAAAGGTCGAACACCTAATCCAGATGTGTTATGTAATCGAGAAATAAAATTTGATGTTTTTATGGACATAGCGCTAGGATTAGGAGCAGATTATGTTGCAACGGGGCATTATTGTAGGAAAGCTGAAGAAGAAATTGGAGGTAAAACAGTATATAAGTTGCTGGCAGGAAAAGACATGAATAAAGATCAATCTTATTTCTTGTGCCAATTGTCACAAGCCCAATTGGAAAAAGCCTTGTTTCCCATAGGTGAACTAACCAAGCCAGAGGTTAGAGAAATAGCTAAAAAAGCAGCTTTAATTACAGCCGATAAAAAAGATTCCCAAGGTTTGTGTTTTATAGGAAAAGTTCGACTACCTGAATTTTTACAACAGAAACTACAACCTAAAGAAGGAGTTATTGTACAAATACCAAATGATTTTTCAGAATACACAACCTCAATTCCAGAATTTGGTAGTAAAGAAGAAGAACTAACATATTTTTCGAAGAAATTTGTATATCATAAAGAAGCTGGTAAGGTAGTAGGAACGCACCAAGGAGCTCATTATTTTACTAAAGGACAACGCAAAGGGTTGGCCGTTGGAGGTACTAAAGAGCCTCTTTTTGTGATAGAAACCGATGTAGTTGAAAATGTAATTTACGCAGGAGAAGGAAAGCTCCATCAAGGCTTGTATAGAAATGTGTTGTTTGTGTCAAATGAAGAGTTACATTGGATTCGAGAAGATTTAGCGCTTCAAGAAGGAAATTCAATGCAAGTTGAGGCGCGTATTAGATATAGGCAAGCCTTAGAAAAAGCTACTTTGTATAAAGTAAAAGAAGGGATGTTTGTGGAGTTTGAAAACAAACAATCCGCCATACAAGAAGGGCAATTTGTAGCTTGGTATGTTCATGAAGAACTTTTAGGGTCAGGGGTTATTTCTTAA
- a CDS encoding copper resistance protein NlpE: protein MHHFFYILIISLFFSSCKTNKQKEMVAPHSTEYALDYEGLYKGTFPCADCSGIQVSLLLTKNNTFRYETTYLGKGHYIEKGNYSVKEKILTLKEGNRSIYFLIGKNRLSFLGEDLKAATGQFASYYELKKQQEFNFIGAYETFNESKGGYTNTLSIQPKGKNFDVQFSASKVNGFKNCNFKGIAHKKNDTLWVNIAHKSDNEAIQMYIAPSHDNLGVEVFTSDFEKRFTMMFYCRGGSSIAGNYMKNTITNNSIGVFNNQTTISKVLHQLPLAQIQKKEGYGEFKDAIYDDYEISRHYGEPLFTITPKDTGNVHQKINRVLVLSPFFKTEKGITKHATYGAIKKAYTIDKMEPTKTHIVLIVDEINASFSILKSELNKGWWDDTTNTIDSSKIPLDAKIDDFVLWWNK from the coding sequence ATGCATCATTTTTTTTATATTTTAATCATTAGCCTCTTCTTTAGCAGTTGTAAAACAAATAAGCAAAAAGAAATGGTAGCTCCGCACTCTACCGAATATGCTTTGGATTATGAGGGACTTTATAAAGGTACTTTTCCTTGTGCCGACTGTAGTGGCATTCAAGTGAGCTTGCTGCTTACTAAAAACAATACTTTTCGCTATGAAACTACTTATCTAGGAAAGGGGCATTATATAGAAAAAGGGAACTATAGCGTTAAAGAAAAGATCCTTACTTTAAAAGAAGGTAACAGAAGCATCTACTTTCTTATAGGAAAGAACAGGTTGTCTTTTCTTGGCGAAGACCTAAAAGCTGCTACTGGCCAATTTGCGAGCTACTATGAACTAAAAAAACAACAGGAGTTTAATTTTATAGGAGCATACGAAACCTTTAACGAATCAAAAGGGGGCTATACAAATACACTATCTATTCAACCTAAAGGGAAAAATTTTGATGTCCAATTTTCTGCTTCAAAAGTTAATGGGTTTAAAAATTGTAATTTCAAAGGAATTGCCCATAAAAAAAATGATACTCTTTGGGTAAATATCGCTCATAAGAGCGACAATGAAGCTATACAGATGTACATTGCTCCTTCTCATGATAATTTGGGAGTGGAAGTTTTTACCTCTGATTTTGAAAAACGATTTACTATGATGTTCTATTGTAGGGGTGGCAGCTCTATTGCCGGAAATTATATGAAAAATACCATTACTAATAATAGTATTGGTGTTTTTAACAACCAAACTACCATCAGCAAAGTACTTCATCAACTTCCGCTTGCACAAATACAAAAAAAAGAAGGATATGGTGAATTTAAAGATGCTATATATGATGACTATGAAATATCTAGACACTACGGTGAGCCTCTTTTTACGATTACTCCAAAAGACACAGGAAATGTACATCAAAAAATAAATAGGGTTCTTGTTCTTAGCCCCTTTTTTAAAACAGAAAAAGGAATTACAAAACATGCTACATATGGGGCTATCAAAAAGGCTTATACTATTGATAAAATGGAACCTACCAAAACCCATATTGTATTAATCGTTGATGAAATTAATGCTAGTTTTAGTATTTTAAAAAGTGAATTGAATAAAGGTTGGTGGGATGATACTACCAATACGATTGATTCGAGTAAAATACCTCTTGATGCTAAAATAGATGATTTTGTGCTTTGGTGGAATAAATAA
- a CDS encoding rhomboid family intramembrane serine protease yields the protein MSRIVLVVIIATVLVSLKGFNDRFFFDRYKFQISEILNGDKFRMFSSGFLHADYIHLFFNMYALYLFGDIVANSLGSINFMVVYIGSLLGGSMYSLYRHKRAPYYSAIGASGAVSGIVYAAIMLYPGMELIMFPIPIPMPGYIFGIGYLLYSIYGMKKQLGNVGHAAHLGGAIGGFIITLLLFPALFSENKMFIAFLAVPIIGLLAFGDRLQKM from the coding sequence ATGAGTAGAATTGTATTAGTAGTAATTATAGCTACGGTTTTGGTTTCTTTAAAAGGCTTTAATGACCGTTTTTTCTTTGATAGATATAAATTTCAAATTAGTGAAATTTTAAACGGTGATAAATTTCGAATGTTTAGCTCGGGGTTTTTACATGCAGATTATATTCATTTATTTTTCAATATGTATGCATTGTATTTGTTTGGAGATATTGTAGCAAATAGTCTAGGAAGCATAAATTTTATGGTTGTTTATATAGGAAGTTTGCTAGGAGGAAGCATGTATTCACTTTATAGACATAAAAGAGCACCTTATTATAGCGCAATAGGAGCTTCTGGAGCTGTTTCAGGAATTGTATATGCAGCAATCATGTTGTATCCAGGTATGGAATTAATAATGTTTCCCATTCCTATTCCAATGCCAGGTTATATTTTCGGAATAGGATATTTGTTATACTCAATTTATGGAATGAAAAAACAATTAGGAAATGTAGGACATGCTGCTCATTTAGGAGGAGCAATTGGTGGGTTCATCATTACCTTATTATTATTTCCTGCGTTGTTTTCAGAAAATAAAATGTTTATTGCATTCTTAGCGGTTCCTATTATAGGGTTATTAGCTTTTGGAGATAGATTACAAAAAATGTAG
- a CDS encoding toxin-antitoxin system YwqK family antitoxin produces MLKIKRLLLFPTLFLLFSGIEVQGQKINQCNENGEREGIWRKTYKNGKIRYEGQFKNGKEIGVFKYYDIKAPRKPVMIKKFSKHSDSAEVKFYTLLGKLKTKGTMVGKKRVGKWSYFFTNGKLLSEEFYKNGQLDGVLKNYYSNGQVTEESNYKNNVKHGISKKYTEDGILIEEENYAAGKLEGPARYFDLKGGIKEKGVYKEGKRIGKWEFYMDGEAVSNSKRRRKHTIKVE; encoded by the coding sequence ATGTTAAAAATAAAGAGATTACTGTTATTTCCTACTTTATTCTTGCTTTTTAGTGGAATAGAAGTACAAGGGCAAAAGATAAATCAATGCAACGAAAACGGTGAACGAGAGGGAATTTGGCGAAAGACCTATAAAAATGGGAAAATTAGATATGAAGGCCAATTTAAAAATGGGAAGGAAATAGGAGTGTTTAAGTATTATGATATTAAAGCACCGAGGAAACCAGTAATGATTAAGAAATTTTCGAAACATTCTGATTCTGCTGAGGTTAAATTTTACACTCTTTTAGGAAAACTAAAAACAAAAGGAACGATGGTAGGTAAGAAAAGGGTAGGTAAATGGAGTTACTTTTTTACCAATGGAAAATTACTTTCAGAAGAGTTTTATAAGAATGGGCAGTTAGATGGCGTTTTGAAAAACTACTATAGTAATGGGCAGGTTACAGAAGAAAGCAATTACAAAAATAATGTAAAGCATGGCATTTCTAAGAAATATACAGAAGATGGCATTTTGATAGAGGAAGAAAATTATGCAGCAGGAAAATTAGAAGGCCCTGCTAGGTACTTCGATTTAAAAGGAGGAATTAAAGAAAAAGGAGTTTATAAAGAAGGAAAGCGAATAGGGAAATGGGAGTTTTATATGGATGGAGAAGCTGTTTCAAATTCAAAGAGAAGACGAAAGCATACCATAAAAGTAGAATGA